The genomic interval cctcctcttcatcATCATGACCCTTGTCGTCATTGTGGCGCTTGTAGAAGCCTCCCGCCACCCTGTAGACCCAAGTCAGGTCTCGCCGCACgcctggcagccagtgagccatTCTAAAACAGTAGTGATGTTCGAGGTGTGATACCACAAAATGAAAAGATCTTGCTCTTCCCCAGCCAGCACGATACAACTCTGACGTTTGTTTTGACCTTTCCTAATGAACTGTCACCTTCGCGCCAGTGAAATGGCCTTGCCGAGGGACTTAGTGCTGGGCAGCCTCAGGAAGGAGGAAGTCATCTTGTGTGTAAACAGCACAGCTACATGAGACAGAAGACCCCCAGCTGGGTGCACTTGTCTGCACGCAGTACACAACACTGATgcacaaaaattaaaatcataACTTGAAATACACAAAATTGAGGAGCATTAAATTTTGTTAAATTATGGCTTACCCTTTTTGAGGTTAACGGGGAGGTTTTCTATGGCATGAGGGTTTAGCCACCAATGCTCCTTACTGGACCCTAGAACTTTCAGTGGTCCCACAACCAGATCACAGCATACTGGTTTGGCTGAAAGGGCCTTCAAACTCCTTGGGGGAGGTTCACAGTCTATGAGATCTGTACAGTGAAGTGTGATCTCAAGATCTATACATTTGATTAGTAACTAGAATAGGGTTACTTTTCTCTTACTGTTGTCTTGCAAGAAGCGGAGCGCATCCATCCAGCCATTGTGGCAGAACTCAGCCATGGCCTGTAAAAATGAAATTAGCTTGGTATAGTTTTTAAGAATAAAACAAACTAAGCTACACTTTAATCTAGGCTTTCATCAAGGTTGAGCAATCTTAAATTGAAAAACATTAACGTCGCCAAGGGTCAGGCCACAGAAATCAATATTAGTCCTGTAGATGGCGCAACATGCCTTACACAATGGCAAACAAGATTTGCCATGAGATGTGAGTCTCGAGGTACATTATGTCCTAATTTGACTAGTTGTCATTGTAACACTGCATCAATTACTTTACATTATATAAATCAGGCTTGAGCAATTTTTTGTACTCATGATTGAAATTAAAGAGATAAATTTTTGTCCTGAACGCCAAACAGTTTGTTTTAATTGAGATGAAaccctttattttttaattattcatgaTTAGATTCTTATTAACTGATGATCTAAAACATGGCTAAGAACAAAAAAGACTACAAAAAGACAAATAATTGTCAAGGAATTAAGTAATAATTAACAAAATacctaattttaaaaatcatatgcatttaaaaatggaaaataactaaaaacgaaTGTAAATGTACaaatattatacattttatatttttataaattaactgaatttttttcactaaaataactgaaaatatgGAGGGAAATAAAAAGTATGAGTAAGACACatacaaaactaaaaaatatattctgttattcatgtacattttataatattttcaatAACAATTACTTGAAAATGATATGAATTGAATGCAacatgaacattttttaattgaattaacTTTTAATTTGATTAGTAACAATCTATTAACCGAATATAGTATTTCATGAGgcaaatctattttttttttaaaaaatgtgattaatctATTTTCAATCAATTAATTCACTATTACAACATGAAAGATAATTTTACATcacatcatagacttcataatatattgacatgacacggggcaCAGGGCCgacccgtagggggcctattttcaaacacttcaaattcaaatattttcaaaaccaaagctgctaccgatctaaaaccaaaacaggcacataccttaggcatatatgagtctccatgagcagcggcatcaaaaaattctaagtcgttcccttataaaatcccgattaattatttttacataagtgtaacaaaacttaaaatggctataaaattctcagattttacactagatgcacaaaaaaatcaccatatgCAGAGATAattacctatattttcaggatcaatagcaatatttaacatatataagtttttgcccaaaatagcaacttaaattgtttttttatttactgcaagttttcaacagctaataattcaattttcacatcgcggacgtaaaacagtttcgattgttggttaaaagcaaaaaaaaaaaaaacccatgcagttagcatttattttacgtaaatattgcgatctATGGTGCAGTAAGTAAGAAAgtaagtcagtaagcaaattagcggccgccaaatgtaaacaaagctttttctactgaaaattcttgtgaataaatgcttaaatccctgaattctttatagatatggacgtaaaacagtctcgattcttggttaaaagcaaaaaaacgggcagctagcagttattttatgtaaatattgcaacgtataatgccaatgctgcagCAGCTAATTtcacccattgattttttttcacgtttcaaaatgcatggatggtacgaaaaatataatatttacctagaatcctcgaacaaatcactcctgagacaattcttcctgtttctttgcggtacagctttcctaTTTTTTCAACCTACATCCGGCGTTGCATCGCTTCATGTGACCAACTGCTAATAAATAAAGCATACGGCTGTGAGTTAGATAACGAGTAAGATGGCCTGTACGTCTGAAATGCATTGACACAATTTGCGACAGAAGGGCTGCTTCTCCCTTATAAAAAGCATCCTGCATCAAGACTTCCTTAATTTTTCTTGGCAACTCATAATATTTTAAGCGATTTGGATTTATTTGAGGCCATTTACCAAAGCAACCCCTTATTTACTAGTGCATCAATTCTGTTTGGAGCAGATTGCGGTTTCACCTCTGGCTGTGGTGGGAAGAAGGTGCTGGTCACCCGGTACATGTTCTCCGAGTTGACCTGGATGCTGACGTTGTTGAAGCGAACCTGGTGAAGACTGGGCGTGTTCGCCCGCGGGCAAAGGTCGCTCTCGCCGGCGTATGCCGACACGGTGATGGTGCTCCTATGGTGGCAGCGGGGCAGATTGTCACTAGCCGCACCGTCCACATAGTGCTGAGAAGGGGTGGtagaaaagtttttaaaaaaaggtcaaGATGCAGAGAAAAAGCCAAGGAAAGGACTTTGAATGCTGTTCTCTCACCACGCCACGATAGGTAGGAGGAATGACTCCTGAGTAGAATGGTACAAAGCAGCTACATAAAAGTGCCTAAAGGAAATAGAATAGACACATAAGACATTGTGAGAATAACAAATGAATCACACTGCTCCACCTGAATGAGCTCCTCTCGGTTTTCAAAATCAGACACCAGGACATTCTTGCCATCGGACACACGCGTCAGTGAAACACAAAGCTTCCCGGAGGCACGGATGTGGGCGTCGGCTGGCAGGCAGGCCAGCAACGACTCCTTCATCAGCTTCAACAGGTTGTAAGACGGATGCAACGAGCCCAGTTTGTGCTTCCGGGCCTCCTTCGCCATAAACATCAAATCCATACAGCACTTCTCTGAGGGGAACACCGACAGACAAAGTGCTGGCACAAGCTGCATTGAATAGCAAAGTAATCATTCACTGCTACCACCCCTaccacactaaaaaaaaaaaatagggtgttgaactgacataaaaaaattatggaaagaatttgcacctgataataatgctttccttcagcatttagcaattgtgtccttttaacataaagcacacatgtctaGCCAATATTAGGCACTCATGTTGCGCGAACATAAAGCACTgttgttgagccaacataaggcactcatgttcaccccaaaatacatgttgaaccgacattaaagaaatacataacttgcacctgattaaattgctttccttcaatatttagcaattgtgttcttttgacatcatgttgagccaacataaggcacaactagggctgtcaaatttatcgcgttaacgagcggtaattaattttttaaaattaatcacgttaaaatatttaaccgaTGCACggaacaacccactcacgcattgccgcaaacagactacaatggcgacgTTCTACGtatatacagagctaagaggGCAGTGACAGGTGAGTGGAATGGATACAGGCATTCATTtggaccgtgcttttaattgcgtaaagctttgacatctcttccacaacaattataactattgaggcaagcaacgtggggaagaatgacaggagttgatctttttcttaacaccctgcacTGTACAGGACACAGTGATGATATATTAATTGCAGccgccacacacagtcatggttacgcacttcccatcatgcatttggacagaacagttttgtcactacattatcatttactgaaagctcaacacatacactagatggcaatatttagtcactatatacaaactcacatttatcctttaagaatctatccgtggatccctttcatagaaagaatgttaataatgttaatgcaatattgtggatttattgttataataaacaaatacagtacctatgtactgaatatatatatatatatatatatatatatatagaatgtatatatccgtcttgtcatatcgttccattccaacaataatttacagaaaaatatggcatatttcacagatggtttgaatcgtgattaattacgatgaattaatttctaagctgtgattaactcgattaaaaattttaatcgtttgacagccctaatttaacgtaaatggccgtcaatggcatcaatttatatatgcctcaatggaatccagtacattggcatcaatagtagcgacattcatgatagtcaatggcatggacttacatagctgtcagtggtattgacttacttaggcgccacttcaatgtcaatggcctgtaatggtaagtggtcaaaaatcacaaccacctatgttttcctgtcattgaaaatgaagggaaaatgtttgccattaaaaatgaatgggattccagtcattttaatatttaaacggtgccggtcggtcaaacggtttggagtcTCCACTGCGCCGAAAAAATGTGGATGATAAGATTccgaaagaaataaataaaaataaagttgaggaattttacaagctgggcctttgcctttcaaagtcccatctaataaaaaatctcttttcacatacaaaataataattcaatggTGACGGTACCAATGAGGCGTCCCTtactttttcagggagttggaaATCCTCCTTTTAAATCTCGCGAGAAATCACGAGACTATTGCAATTAGTTGGAAAGACACATTAACATGATGTTGCATCAACAATATCTAATCAAGCTCCTCATTCactgttcatgtttatgtagagactgcatgattcaatcatgctcaccttggaaacatgatggtttcttgctgaaaatgcacattgtcttttagtaaactttacaacctgcctgattcattttttttgattgcagttgaaatagattggactgttattgccatcaatggcactgacatTTTGATCACTGTCTGCTGACCTCCTAGtataattggacatctatcactgtcaatggcagccaaagagttaactcTGTAAAATGTGCGAATCATAGTTTATGCTGCAAAGATACTACTATTTGATTTGTATACTCCTAAATTTAATCCACTTTTTTAGGATGGGACAACTTTTTAAAAGAGCTTTGGTGATGTCCCAAAATCATTTTAGGCTATGTATTGTATAAAATTCAATTGTGAGACTAAATTTACAAACATTTGTGGCAGAAGTGACAAAAATGCTAAAAATAACAAGGTATGATTTGTCTCGGCTCTCGTTTCAAAATAATTCCACGGAATGTGTgctatacttaaaaaaaaaaaaaaaaaaaaaaaataaaaagaagaaaaaagtaggGTGTGTGTTACATTGTCATTATGACTCAACTGAGGGTGGAGGACTGCAATGGAGAGGAATGCATCCTTAAgtgtttaaaaaactaattcgTGTGATGCCCATTTGGAAATTAACACTAATTAGAGACTGCactgtaaaaatacaaaacTCCATTTGAATACTGTAatcccagaaaaaaaaatggtacctgattaataattaaaattttcaatgccATATTTCTTCATCAAGCTTATTTTTAACCATGAAATGGAATCATTGAGTAACATAAATGTATGCATGTAGACCAAAATGACAAAGAGATGATTCACTACAGTTGTCTTTTTTAAACTATTCTGTGGAATTTGTGAAATTTATGACTCAAAGGGTGCACTTTGTTAAATTTGAGTTCTATAAAGACTTCAACAGGGGCCGTTAATGTGTCCACACCTCATTTACCGGTATGTTATGCACTTCTAATTTAACCCTttctagggcactcatttaactctttgcctgccattgactgtgctagatgttcaatccatatTGACTTGAAGGGGATGGCAGAGAATGAATGCTGCCATTCCTCCGAgtcaaactggattggacgtctagcactgtcaaaggCAATGAGTGTGCCAGTCCTCCTAGATTATTTGTTCTTGTTGTCAAGACAGTTAATGGGTTAAATActacaacatttttaaataaaaaaacaaaaacattgttgttGGGGACCATAACGAGAGTGTATTTCTGttatatattcattttatttctccttattagaaaattattcaaatataattttatatataaaaatatggaGGAGCACTCTGAGAGATAGGACCACtgcctaagcagccaaattcaaagcatcaccATATGTCTGACCTCTTTGACCTTTGACCCTAGCTCTTCTCATCAAATCGCCTATACCCctgcaaatttgagttaaatagGCTAATCAGTTATCAAGTTATCACGAAATTCATTTTCCGACCTCTGTGatctttgacctcatgaccccaaatATGACCCCCTTATTCATTGTTGAGTTATCATGAACACAAACATAAAGACAAACAGATATAGGGAACCTAATACATATAACCTCCACCTATATTTTACCTACTGGTGGAGGtaataagattaaaaaaaaaacacacgcacacaacgcAATAACaatcaataatttaaaaaaatacataatccaCATACGTGAGCATCACATTTTGgccattttcggactataaggcgcacacacagtatttgacacgaaaacggcatttgttcatagttaAGCcgaactggactataaactgcatccGTCCTAACTGTATTatgtgatatttacaccaaaagatattaaccagttacactttatttgacagtagcattATGAGACTGCCATAaatccgtcataattatgacacgacactgtcatgagcattaatgaatgcttatgacagatgtcattaggtgtctcacttttgaatggaagtAAAATATCTTGACTGAACGTAAATGGAATTAGTGACAACatttgtcaaagtgttacctattaactcaaataaattaagaaataaaccaaagaattcaaaatgaggggaaaaaaatgacttgCCCTATCAATGGTTAATGCctaataatatatactgtactgcAAAGATACTACAGTTTAAACTGTATCATCTAATATCAATTAAGCTCAAATTTAATGATTTTAAATAGTTTTAATAGTATGCAAAACTGAAAAAGGACCATTTCTCAATGATGTTTTATTTATAAAGTATTAGCTAAAAAATGCACTaaaatcataagcggattttaagggggggcacccccccccggtggccgaaaagtgtcaatgcatgaaatcgactttcctatatatatgtataaaagttgtaaagcaataaaactgcaacaaaacttaatgaaatgaacaaaaaatatatttttataatgggtcaaaattatttttgaacagatcatgtgactagcaccttagacggtcatttgctttgcatataattttcaaaaaaaaaaaaaaaaaaatagcggcgggcaattttatttttaaaatgattttttttctttgattgaaaattttttttttgattgaagcaactttttggggggattgaatatataatatggcccaaacacaaaaaggattgcttcaatcaaagaaaactttttcaatgaaaaattaagtgttcaaatgcaaatttttcagtctcaaatattttttcgcattcgaaAATGtgttctatgattgaatttttttgttttttgattgaagtgaattttcttattgaaaaaaatatatatattttttaagcaacttattttttgattgaataataaagacaaaaccgtcctagccaaaatttggagcaaacacaaatcaacattacttcaatcaaaaaaaaaaaaaaaaaaactttttttgagttccaaatttatttttgcattcaaacacatttttttttttttttttttttattgaagcgactttttttggattgaaaatatatattttgattgaagcaacttttttttttttactgaatactaaagacacaaatctacctccatatggctccgcccaggggatactatttttgactggggtaactacattggcacgacaccggcgggcgtaccatattcagtggatgacgatcttggcaaaaagtattgcctaagcagcctgatttagaattcccctcaagtatgatgggaaacaaaaaaaaaacgctcatttgtcaacttattattataaatattcttgtaagttaattttgttgctgacactgcgttttgggtaagcttgagaacgataaaccgatacgaccagaTATCTGGTTTTAcacgtgagagatacagctttatcgatagtaaagttaccattcaacagtaattagccattaaatatttaatgaaccgatagtagagatagaattcggctatcgcaagcacaagaatcggcttctaatgcctagttcaatgcattgcttattatgataataatttagcttttacttcacatgctgcgcttgtgtcattcaccacacagcgcacttaactcgagaccgcacgcatgatataatatggacaagcactactcacagtcgtggttgcctcaacttcccatgcatttcggcagaaccgctactagtcgccgtcattacccgatcgtcacgggcgtgtcataacaacgctagttaacgaaaccactgtaacgcacgctccgtagcattttcttcacagcccaaaacgaaactagtagtggcaacgaaaaaacatgctaaaacaatggacattgtgatcaccgacgccagcgacatgcagcgattgattttcaacgcacccaggaaaacaaaagtcggactttgaagtgatgaaggcagccagatgtgttcgcatgggacagagcttgtgtgaagtgtggagcggtacagagatcgtgagtttttaaccctgaaaaataacccacttcaatggtggaaagggcggcatattgtttccacgaaacgcagtctacttaaacatgaacatgtggattagttgatcttcctcaagaaaaatctgcccttcaaaaaagatatggacagtgatgaggaataaaaaatgaggaagcacaggcttaagtgaatgactttgctgtgtattaggttaaagtaatgattcctgacctgtctgtctaaaatgccatggttttattcccccaattataccagtcgtaaagcataagttattatttatttatgataacactagcaggtttaattctttttttttctagagctgctgcatataattaatattttttgtttctaagatgtttacgttgaaagtttgcactcaaATTACTTACCGTTTGGTAagtaatacagtaattgaaatacagtaattgaattactgcactttatt from Corythoichthys intestinalis isolate RoL2023-P3 chromosome 5, ASM3026506v1, whole genome shotgun sequence carries:
- the LOC130916031 gene encoding patatin-like phospholipase domain-containing protein 2, which encodes MSSLRENEWNISFAGCGFMGIYYVGACSCILERFPHLIRNASKIYGASAGALMAASLTTGVPLEKCCMDLMFMAKEARKHKLGSLHPSYNLLKLMKESLLACLPADAHIRASGKLCVSLTRVSDGKNVLVSDFENREELIQALLCSCFVPFYSGVIPPTYRGVHYVDGAASDNLPRCHHRSTITVSAYAGESDLCPRANTPSLHQVRFNNVSIQVNSENMYRVTSTFFPPQPEAMAEFCHNGWMDALRFLQDNNLIDCEPPPRSLKALSAKPVCCDLVVGPLKVLGSSKEHWWLNPHAIENLPVNLKKVLCTACRQVHPAGGLLSHVAVLFTHKMTSSFLRLPSTKSLGKAISLARRMAHWLPGVRRDLTWVYRVAGGFYKRHNDDKGHDDEEEEEDEGVTPRMRRCSSLPSDLNLWANRDKSTPTSGPVSDTYPPLTPPPTPILKPELSEITS